A single Triticum dicoccoides isolate Atlit2015 ecotype Zavitan chromosome 2A, WEW_v2.0, whole genome shotgun sequence DNA region contains:
- the LOC119359796 gene encoding polygalacturonase ADPG1-like — translation MGIIGIRTAILFLAALAWCSVLAAAAAGEVDGVFNVKDYGARGDGVTDDTKVMGTITAPPAGAWSGKNYWLMFYKVHGLTVTGGSTGLLDGRGWTWWRNKCKGYADCVTKAPTALVVMSCADVELRQFRSKDSPQMHIAVSQSSKVHLTQLTITAPGDSPNTDGVHISQSENVHVSRSTIGTGDDCVSISSRSRFVTVDGIVCGPGHGVSVGSLGRNGATASVEYIDVKNVHFINTTNGARIKTWQGGKGYAKSISFTDIKFTNVDHPVVINQFYVDHHHVPNMGAVALSNITYKNLRGTSKHKTAVDFNCGESGSCTNIHVNSVAITAADGGRTVSRCQNAQGDTSGYVYPRSLALNNNS, via the exons ATG GGTATCATCGGCATCCGCACGGCCATCCTGTTCCTCGCTGCGCTCGCGTGGTGTAGTGTgctcgccgcggccgccgccggcgAGGTGGACGGCGTGTTCAACGTCAAGGACTACGGTGCTCGAGGCGACGGGGTCACCGACGACACCAAG GTCATGGGCACGATTACGGCGCCGCCGGCGGGCGCATGGAGCGGGAAGAACTATTGGCTGATGTTCTACAAGGTCCACGGGCTCACGGTTACCGGCGGCAGCACCGGCTTGCTCGACGGCAGAGGCTGGACGTGGTGGCGCAACAAATGCAAAGGCTATGCT GACTGTGTAACCAAGGCGCCGACG GCGTTGGTGGTCATGAGCTGCGCCGACGTGGAGCTGCGCCAATTCAGAAGCAAGGACAGCCCGCAGATGCACATCGCCGTCAGCCAGAGCAGCAAGGTCCACCTGACGCAGCTGACCATCACCGCGCCCGGGGATAGCCCCAACACCGACGGCGTGCACATCTCCCAAAGTGAAAACGTCCACGTCAGCAGATCGACCATCGGCACCGGCGACGACTGCGTCTCCATCAGCTCCAGGAGCCGATTCGTCACCGTCGACGGAATCGTGTGCGGCCCCGGCCATGGCGTAAG TGTGGGGAGCCTGGGCAGGAATGGAGCGACCGCATCCGTGGAGTACATCGACGTGAAAAACGTCCACTTCATCAACACTACAAATGGGGCAAGGATCAAGACGTGGCAG GGTGGGAAAGGTTACGCGAAATCCATCTCCTTCACCGACATAAAGTTCACCAACGTGGACCATCCTGTGGTCATCAACCAATTCTACGTAGACCACCACCATGTCCCAAATATG GGGGCGGTGGCGTTGAGCAACATAACGTACAAGAACCTGAGGGGGACATCGAAGCACAAGACGGCCGTGGACTTCAACTGCGGCGAGAGCGGCAGCTGCACGAATATCCACGTCAACTCTGTGGCGATCACCGCTGCGGACGGCGGAAGAACCGTGTCCCGCTGCCAGAACGCGCAAGGGGACACCTCCGGATACGTCTACCCAAGATCCCTTGCCTTAAATAATAATAGCTAG